A single genomic interval of Pelorhabdus rhamnosifermentans harbors:
- a CDS encoding DnaJ family domain-containing protein yields the protein MNDGLSRIIERNIKKAIKEGAFDDLPGKGKPQKLADLSFVPKDQRAAYLALRSLGSLPPEMELRKEIAGLEEKLQYASEENKATIQKEINEKKMFYNVIMERRKR from the coding sequence ATGAATGACGGACTAAGTAGAATTATTGAACGGAATATTAAAAAGGCGATTAAAGAAGGCGCCTTTGATGATCTGCCGGGAAAGGGTAAGCCGCAAAAGCTTGCCGACTTAAGTTTTGTCCCCAAAGATCAGCGGGCAGCTTATTTGGCATTGAGAAGCTTGGGCTCTCTTCCGCCAGAAATGGAACTGCGTAAAGAAATCGCTGGCTTGGAAGAAAAATTACAATATGCCAGTGAAGAGAATAAGGCTACTATCCAAAAGGAAATTAATGAAAAGAAAATGTTTTACAATGTCATAATGGAACGCCGGAAACGGTAA
- a CDS encoding TetR/AcrR family transcriptional regulator, whose translation MRNRILMAAADEIKTRGVKFTMSDLARRLSLSKTSLYEHFASKNALVHDILSIAIQDVQEQEQQIYNNSDLSVAEKVRALLRVSQHVFGPIHNHSIFDDLRHYYPEEWQLVSDFQQERLDHLMSLIVQGIENSSLRPVNVPVLRQVVNSAMNDLFNYRFLEESNMTHADALSAMADIIMYVLLPPNK comes from the coding sequence TTGCGTAATCGCATTCTTATGGCCGCTGCTGACGAGATAAAAACTCGCGGCGTAAAATTTACAATGAGCGACCTTGCCAGGCGGCTTAGCCTCAGCAAAACTTCTTTATATGAGCACTTTGCCTCCAAAAACGCACTTGTTCATGATATACTATCTATAGCTATTCAGGATGTACAAGAACAGGAGCAGCAAATCTATAATAATTCTGATCTTTCCGTAGCCGAAAAAGTTCGGGCTTTACTCCGGGTCTCGCAACACGTGTTCGGTCCGATACACAATCATAGTATTTTTGATGATCTTCGGCATTACTATCCGGAAGAATGGCAGTTGGTATCTGATTTCCAGCAGGAACGTCTGGATCACCTGATGTCCCTTATCGTTCAGGGAATTGAAAATAGCTCACTTCGCCCCGTCAATGTACCGGTTCTCAGGCAAGTCGTAAACAGTGCGATGAATGATCTGTTCAACTATCGGTTTCTTGAGGAAAGCAACATGACACATGCGGATGCATTGTCAGCAATGGCCGATATCATCATGTACGTGTTGCTCCCCCCTAATAAGTAA
- a CDS encoding secondary thiamine-phosphate synthase enzyme YjbQ, which translates to MEQFCLDTPKEGFIDITARVREFVRSSPIKQGICQVFVPHTTAGVTINENADPDVVTDMLAALGQMVPKLSYRHREGNSIAHVKSSLMGCSLTIAVEDSDLVLGTWQGIYFCEFDGPRKRKVFVQVVGA; encoded by the coding sequence ATGGAACAGTTCTGTCTCGATACGCCTAAAGAAGGATTTATTGATATTACGGCTAGGGTACGGGAATTTGTCCGGAGTAGTCCTATTAAGCAGGGGATTTGTCAGGTATTTGTTCCCCATACGACTGCCGGAGTAACCATCAATGAAAATGCCGATCCGGATGTAGTTACCGATATGCTGGCCGCACTTGGGCAGATGGTTCCCAAGCTTTCATACCGCCACAGGGAAGGCAATTCTATTGCTCATGTTAAGAGTTCACTTATGGGCTGCTCCTTAACGATAGCTGTTGAGGACAGTGATTTAGTCTTGGGTACCTGGCAGGGAATCTATTTTTGTGAATTTGATGGACCTCGCAAACGTAAAGTCTTTGTTCAAGTTGTTGGCGCTTAA
- a CDS encoding RES family NAD+ phosphorylase translates to MPHLRKIGDEISKPLRRHDSALDYLPTQYISDYIKSAGFAGIEYKSTMCKSGVNFAIFDDTLLECIETKSYDIESLAYEYNPFEK, encoded by the coding sequence TTGCCGCACCTTAGAAAGATTGGTGATGAAATTTCCAAACCGCTAAGGAGACATGACAGTGCATTAGATTATCTTCCTACCCAATATATCAGCGATTACATAAAAAGTGCTGGGTTTGCCGGAATAGAATATAAAAGTACAATGTGCAAAAGTGGTGTTAATTTTGCGATTTTTGATGATACTCTACTTGAATGCATCGAAACCAAATCCTATGATATAGAATCCCTCGCATATGAGTATAATCCTTTTGAAAAATAA
- a CDS encoding DUF1847 domain-containing protein → MYNCAVCSVHVCSNGEFNKAPKNCPSINEKMEAIKELYKQEDVYKIAHASSLITSQGYCKNTRLEEIMDFANECGYKKLGLAFCIGLVNESKMLNKVLSYNGFEVDSVIYQAEAYYKDKLFKR, encoded by the coding sequence TTGTATAATTGTGCTGTATGCTCTGTACACGTCTGTAGCAATGGCGAATTTAATAAGGCTCCTAAAAATTGTCCATCCATCAATGAAAAAATGGAAGCAATAAAAGAATTATATAAACAGGAAGATGTATATAAAATAGCTCATGCTTCGTCCTTAATAACAAGTCAAGGATATTGCAAAAATACAAGATTGGAAGAAATCATGGATTTTGCAAATGAGTGTGGCTACAAAAAGTTAGGTCTTGCGTTTTGCATCGGGTTAGTTAATGAAAGTAAAATGCTGAACAAAGTACTTTCCTACAATGGTTTTGAAGTAGACTCAGTGATATATCAAGCAGAAGCCTACTATAAAGATAAACTATTTAAACGATAA
- a CDS encoding aminopeptidase produces the protein MSEERVKILAENLINYSVRLKQGEKVLIEVIDDGFELARELVAAAYQAGGVPFVTVKNNALQRTLLLDSHQEQIDLIAGWEGDRMSRMDAYIGVRANSNSSELSDLPADKAKLYQQNWWKTVHTDIRVAKTKWCVLRYPNPSFAQMAGMSTEAFRDFYFQVTNLDYARMAQAEEPLVKLFEQTEKVHIVGPDTDITFSIRGIPVMKSCGLRNIPDGEVFTAPVKDSVNGYIQYNCPTIFQGTSFDHVRLQFEHGKIVDASANDTKKLNEILDIDEGARYLGEFSLGLNPYIHHPMRDILFDEKICGSFHLTPGNAYATAFNGNCSAIHWDLVSIQTPAYGGGEIWFDDQLIRKDGKFVPEELKGLNPESWE, from the coding sequence ATGTCAGAGGAACGAGTGAAAATTTTAGCGGAAAATCTTATCAATTATTCCGTACGTTTAAAGCAAGGGGAAAAGGTACTAATTGAAGTGATTGATGATGGCTTTGAACTTGCCAGAGAATTAGTAGCGGCGGCCTATCAGGCAGGTGGAGTGCCGTTTGTTACGGTAAAGAATAACGCTTTACAGCGAACTCTATTATTGGATAGCCATCAAGAACAAATTGATCTGATTGCCGGCTGGGAAGGCGACCGCATGTCTCGCATGGATGCCTATATCGGAGTGAGAGCCAATAGTAATAGCAGTGAATTATCGGATTTACCGGCTGATAAAGCAAAATTATATCAGCAGAATTGGTGGAAAACCGTTCATACCGATATTCGCGTTGCAAAAACGAAATGGTGTGTGTTGCGTTATCCTAATCCGTCGTTTGCGCAAATGGCCGGCATGAGTACGGAAGCGTTTCGTGATTTCTATTTTCAGGTGACTAATCTGGATTATGCCAGAATGGCGCAGGCGGAAGAACCATTAGTAAAACTGTTTGAACAAACCGAAAAGGTTCACATCGTTGGGCCTGACACGGATATAACTTTTTCAATACGGGGTATTCCAGTAATGAAATCATGCGGCCTTCGTAATATTCCCGATGGGGAAGTATTTACCGCTCCTGTGAAAGATTCGGTCAATGGGTATATACAGTACAATTGTCCGACGATTTTTCAGGGAACATCATTTGATCATGTGCGGTTACAGTTTGAACACGGAAAAATTGTGGATGCTTCAGCCAATGATACGAAAAAATTAAATGAAATTCTGGATATTGATGAAGGTGCCAGATATCTTGGCGAATTTTCCTTGGGGTTGAATCCTTATATTCATCATCCCATGCGGGATATTTTATTTGACGAAAAAATTTGCGGCAGTTTTCATCTGACGCCGGGAAATGCTTACGCAACAGCATTTAATGGCAATTGTTCCGCTATTCATTGGGACTTGGTTTCTATACAAACACCTGCATACGGTGGAGGCGAAATCTGGTTCGATGACCAGCTGATTCGTAAGGATGGGAAATTTGTTCCCGAAGAGTTGAAGGGACTGAATCCGGAAAGCTGGGAATAG
- a CDS encoding GntP family permease → MELIVILISLCLLMVFAFRGYSLILFAPLCAMLAAAMSDYSLMPLYSELFMTKAAEYVKVYYSIFLLGAVFAKVMEEAGMARSIAAVIAKVLGKERAILSVILACGVLTYGGISVFVVAFVMYPFAAILFREANIPKRLIPATIWTGMCTYGMVALPGTPQIQNIIPTSFFGTTTWAAPITGIFASVVYFVLTWFWITYRYKKLSARGEGYGNHTLNEPEMMDNSGLPSWKKSLIPLATVVIVNLLMSNPFHWSWAYHWGEQLLEPFKLLKLSLLASSVDKVQAIWSLDVGLTVGIVLAVIIGRKQLLQSGGIIAPLNAGTIGSVSAIMNTASGYAFGTVISSLAGFQIIKDQLLQIHIGSGPLVSEVITTNIMSGFTGSASGGMTIALNMLGANWLTWANSLGMSPEILHRIVSLSSAGFESVPHNGALVTLIAICGLTHKQSYYDIFMLSVFKLAVPFLCIALYSTTGLL, encoded by the coding sequence ATGGAACTAATCGTAATTCTCATCAGTTTGTGCTTACTTATGGTATTTGCTTTTCGGGGCTATTCTCTGATTTTGTTCGCGCCGCTTTGTGCTATGTTAGCTGCAGCGATGAGCGACTATTCGCTCATGCCTTTGTACAGCGAATTATTTATGACAAAGGCAGCAGAATACGTGAAAGTTTATTATTCGATTTTTTTACTGGGAGCTGTTTTTGCTAAGGTTATGGAAGAAGCCGGTATGGCCCGTTCAATCGCAGCGGTTATTGCTAAAGTTTTGGGTAAAGAACGGGCTATATTATCGGTCATTCTTGCTTGTGGAGTGTTAACTTATGGCGGGATCAGCGTTTTTGTTGTCGCTTTTGTAATGTATCCTTTTGCAGCCATTTTGTTTCGGGAGGCTAACATTCCTAAGCGCCTTATTCCGGCCACAATATGGACAGGCATGTGTACCTACGGGATGGTAGCTTTGCCTGGTACGCCACAGATTCAAAATATCATTCCGACTTCATTTTTTGGCACAACGACCTGGGCGGCCCCTATTACAGGAATTTTTGCCTCGGTTGTCTATTTTGTTTTAACTTGGTTTTGGATTACGTATCGTTACAAGAAACTATCGGCGCGAGGCGAAGGCTATGGCAATCATACATTGAATGAGCCAGAAATGATGGATAACTCAGGACTACCTTCCTGGAAAAAGTCGCTGATTCCACTGGCAACTGTTGTCATTGTTAATTTACTGATGAGCAATCCCTTTCATTGGTCTTGGGCTTATCATTGGGGCGAACAGCTATTAGAGCCCTTTAAGCTCCTCAAGTTAAGTTTACTCGCTTCCTCCGTCGATAAAGTACAGGCGATTTGGTCTCTTGATGTTGGCTTGACTGTGGGCATTGTGTTAGCTGTTATCATTGGCCGTAAGCAGCTTTTACAGTCAGGAGGGATTATTGCGCCCTTAAATGCCGGAACGATTGGTTCTGTATCGGCTATTATGAATACGGCTTCGGGATATGCATTTGGTACAGTAATCAGCAGTTTGGCAGGTTTTCAAATTATTAAAGATCAACTTCTTCAAATCCATATTGGTTCTGGCCCCTTAGTATCGGAAGTGATTACGACAAATATCATGTCCGGTTTTACCGGATCGGCTTCCGGCGGTATGACAATTGCTCTCAATATGCTGGGAGCTAACTGGCTTACTTGGGCCAATTCGCTGGGGATGTCACCGGAAATTTTGCACCGTATTGTTTCCTTGAGTTCGGCTGGCTTTGAATCAGTGCCTCATAACGGGGCTCTTGTTACTTTGATTGCAATCTGCGGCTTAACTCATAAACAATCATACTATGATATCTTTATGCTCAGTGTTTTTAAGTTGGCTGTCCCTTTTCTCTGTATTGCCCTATATAGTACGACGGGACTTTTATAA
- a CDS encoding nucleotidyltransferase substrate binding protein, which translates to MSDCNQKFKNYQNALRRLREGVVKVDQTNDLLRDGLIQRFEFTFELAWKTLKAIFEDEGLVGLNSPKTVFREAFAAGLIKKDELWLAMLSDRNITAHIYDEQLAREICSRIIKDYTYELIELESQIKMRMGI; encoded by the coding sequence ATGAGCGACTGTAACCAAAAATTTAAAAACTATCAAAATGCATTACGCAGATTACGTGAAGGCGTTGTAAAAGTTGACCAAACCAATGATTTGCTGCGTGATGGCTTAATTCAACGTTTTGAATTTACCTTTGAGCTTGCTTGGAAAACATTAAAAGCTATTTTTGAGGATGAAGGGCTGGTTGGTCTAAATTCTCCCAAAACAGTATTTCGCGAGGCTTTTGCGGCAGGGCTTATCAAAAAGGATGAATTATGGCTTGCAATGTTAAGTGACCGAAATATAACGGCCCATATTTACGATGAGCAATTAGCACGCGAAATATGTAGTAGAATTATCAAAGATTATACATACGAGCTTATCGAATTAGAATCGCAAATTAAAATGAGAATGGGAATATAG
- a CDS encoding DUF4280 domain-containing protein, which produces MDTRYVVRGATVRCNKGSTASRLNLPKSHGVYVNEKAVLNDHDCISGSNVMPFGTCSMIHKCSPFLALKWEQAKDTTLVKGQPALLATSTLSCAVGGVITVVDDGQRGW; this is translated from the coding sequence ATGGATACAAGATATGTCGTCAGGGGTGCAACAGTAAGATGTAATAAGGGAAGCACTGCCAGTAGATTAAATTTGCCTAAAAGCCATGGAGTTTACGTCAATGAAAAAGCCGTATTAAACGATCATGATTGTATTTCGGGCAGCAACGTCATGCCCTTTGGTACATGCAGTATGATTCATAAATGTTCCCCTTTCTTAGCTCTCAAATGGGAACAAGCAAAAGATACGACACTTGTAAAAGGTCAGCCCGCATTATTAGCGACTTCAACATTAAGCTGTGCTGTTGGCGGGGTCATAACAGTAGTAGATGACGGGCAGCGAGGATGGTAG
- a CDS encoding nucleotidyltransferase family protein has translation MNCALPNKLVYEIRAVAKKYAVKRIVLFGSRARGDNKFNSDIDIAVYPLPEFMSRGYFFSEIDDLETLLKIDVVFIDSHTDTKLLENISKEGVVIYERL, from the coding sequence ATGAACTGTGCACTACCAAATAAACTTGTTTATGAAATACGGGCGGTTGCTAAAAAATATGCAGTCAAGCGGATTGTACTTTTTGGCTCCCGGGCAAGAGGAGATAACAAATTCAATAGTGATATAGATATTGCTGTATATCCCTTACCGGAATTTATGAGCAGAGGATATTTTTTCAGCGAAATTGATGATTTGGAAACGCTATTAAAAATAGATGTGGTATTCATTGATTCTCATACCGACACTAAATTATTAGAGAATATAAGTAAAGAAGGTGTGGTTATTTATGAGCGACTGTAA
- a CDS encoding 2-oxo acid dehydrogenase subunit E2 yields the protein MQSTMTQRDMLFRQFQIHKFKRESMFPTVTLTINMNVTHLSELKRKWNETHRTAHLTFTHIVIKAVADTLMNYPVLYSLSEGTNIIPSTDLILNIPVDVEKHVEYIVLHQPESKTILDISQECQSEIEKIRNGNGEFMNFLMEMFQVPAKAANHSPLEFMQHYGNFVISNMGSFHIDSGSLAITEPLIAGICLGAITPIVKCQANSFIEAMNLPMTISFDHRAIDGAYAGNFLNDVKELLEKPEQIFQLT from the coding sequence TTGCAATCAACAATGACACAGAGAGATATGCTATTTCGTCAGTTTCAAATACATAAATTTAAAAGGGAAAGTATGTTTCCGACAGTTACGTTGACAATCAACATGAATGTTACTCATCTGTCAGAATTAAAAAGAAAATGGAATGAAACGCATCGTACCGCACATTTAACTTTTACACATATTGTAATTAAAGCTGTAGCAGATACATTAATGAATTATCCGGTATTGTATAGCCTTTCTGAGGGAACTAATATTATTCCAAGCACTGATTTAATATTAAACATTCCTGTTGATGTAGAAAAACATGTTGAATATATAGTCCTTCATCAACCGGAATCAAAGACTATTTTGGATATTTCGCAGGAATGCCAAAGTGAAATAGAAAAAATTCGTAACGGTAATGGTGAGTTTATGAATTTCCTTATGGAAATGTTCCAAGTTCCCGCTAAAGCAGCCAATCACAGTCCTCTTGAGTTTATGCAGCATTATGGAAATTTTGTAATTTCAAATATGGGATCTTTCCATATTGATAGTGGTTCGCTGGCAATCACCGAGCCCTTGATTGCCGGAATCTGCCTAGGCGCTATTACACCGATTGTAAAGTGTCAAGCAAATAGCTTTATAGAAGCTATGAACCTTCCTATGACTATTTCATTTGATCATCGGGCAATTGACGGAGCCTATGCAGGAAATTTCTTGAATGATGTGAAAGAACTATTAGAAAAGCCAGAACAAATTTTTCAGTTAACTTAA
- a CDS encoding contractile injection system protein, VgrG/Pvc8 family, whose product MSAITYDQIKIASPWKIQTIYQLSIRKTLNNHAELYLSALINESDASKAGLQETTEDMIKVYTDDGATKSWLFKGYLKDVNISVSGGLYNLTARFLSETVILDKEQKSRSFQNTNLTYSDIVNQLLSDYPNKSAEMSAAKTKIDGPLIQYQETDWQFIKRLASLQQTVIVPDVTVDDRIFSYGYPTGYGKTLPDDINYSSGKDINAYFTDSEANPNLIENEYAYFEVESYDELTFGDKVTFHNYEMVVGEVTIELKQGLLIHSTKLVRPMTLRQNPIYNEKIQGISLDGKVLDVKNQEVKLHLAIDKEQDEGTAYWYPFAPPTVDMMYLMPQIGTNASLYIPGLNEQNAVITGCVRTNGESCEKTGDPSTRYLGTDYGQEMKLAPGGIYFTAGRNDLILTFDDEEGVKIASHEGIVLEAKEEIIFDSKTKVIVNSPNQIKMTTPTGGLSVENEIHFNDIKTIIECADESELPLVEQKLDPKVTWTENTQVNWGGLISAAKGAIAKWWNNIQWKEVALGAVQAGGGLFQIGLGVEMFQIGAVATMLSSGLAAVPGMAFAGAGAYVAVDGVNSFMGGISRVGNGFMGNKDGDTWNVLKKLEGETFYNGTQLVIGAYSIKQVVNAGFKNAPNGADALIKYGYYLDKVTESAKSFASHNFDLINFEETLRSMLPKKENPAN is encoded by the coding sequence ATGTCAGCAATAACCTATGATCAAATAAAAATAGCTAGCCCATGGAAAATTCAGACGATTTATCAACTTTCCATAAGGAAAACCCTTAACAATCATGCCGAACTTTATCTTAGCGCACTCATCAATGAAAGCGATGCAAGCAAGGCAGGGCTTCAGGAAACAACCGAAGACATGATAAAAGTCTATACAGATGACGGGGCGACTAAAAGCTGGCTGTTTAAAGGATATCTGAAGGATGTCAATATCAGCGTCAGCGGCGGACTGTATAACTTGACAGCCAGGTTTCTTTCTGAGACAGTCATTCTTGACAAGGAACAGAAAAGCCGCTCTTTTCAAAATACCAATCTGACATATAGTGATATAGTCAATCAGTTACTCAGCGACTATCCCAATAAAAGTGCAGAAATGTCAGCCGCTAAAACTAAAATAGACGGTCCGCTCATTCAGTACCAGGAAACAGACTGGCAGTTCATCAAACGTTTGGCCTCCTTACAGCAAACCGTAATCGTACCCGATGTTACAGTCGATGATCGGATATTTTCCTATGGTTATCCCACGGGCTATGGCAAGACACTGCCTGATGACATTAACTATAGCAGTGGCAAAGATATTAACGCCTATTTTACTGATAGTGAAGCTAATCCAAACCTTATTGAAAATGAATATGCCTATTTTGAAGTGGAAAGTTATGACGAACTAACCTTCGGTGATAAAGTTACCTTTCACAACTACGAAATGGTCGTGGGTGAAGTGACGATTGAACTAAAACAAGGGTTACTAATCCATTCGACAAAACTAGTTAGGCCCATGACCCTTAGGCAGAATCCCATTTATAACGAAAAAATCCAGGGAATCAGCCTGGACGGAAAAGTGCTTGATGTAAAAAATCAGGAAGTAAAGCTGCATCTGGCCATAGACAAAGAACAAGACGAAGGCACCGCCTATTGGTATCCCTTCGCACCGCCGACAGTGGATATGATGTACCTCATGCCGCAGATCGGGACCAACGCCAGCCTGTACATACCAGGATTAAACGAACAAAACGCCGTCATTACCGGCTGTGTTCGAACCAATGGTGAGAGCTGCGAAAAGACCGGCGATCCGAGTACCCGTTATCTGGGCACTGACTACGGCCAGGAAATGAAACTGGCGCCGGGAGGTATTTATTTTACGGCAGGCCGCAATGACCTAATCCTCACCTTTGACGATGAAGAAGGCGTAAAAATCGCCAGTCATGAAGGAATAGTGCTGGAGGCTAAAGAAGAAATCATTTTTGATTCCAAGACAAAAGTGATAGTGAATTCTCCCAATCAAATTAAAATGACTACGCCAACCGGCGGTCTTTCTGTGGAAAATGAGATTCATTTTAATGATATAAAAACGATTATTGAGTGTGCGGATGAGAGCGAATTGCCGTTGGTTGAGCAAAAATTAGATCCTAAAGTTACGTGGACAGAAAATACACAAGTGAATTGGGGCGGTCTAATATCGGCTGCAAAAGGTGCGATAGCTAAATGGTGGAATAATATACAATGGAAGGAAGTAGCGTTAGGTGCTGTACAAGCGGGTGGTGGTTTATTTCAGATTGGTTTAGGTGTAGAAATGTTTCAAATTGGGGCGGTAGCAACTATGCTGTCAAGCGGACTTGCAGCAGTCCCTGGTATGGCCTTTGCTGGTGCGGGAGCATATGTTGCTGTAGATGGTGTAAACAGTTTTATGGGAGGAATATCCCGAGTGGGGAATGGGTTTATGGGCAATAAGGATGGCGATACTTGGAATGTACTAAAAAAACTAGAGGGAGAGACTTTTTATAATGGCACTCAGTTGGTCATAGGGGCATATTCAATTAAACAGGTAGTGAATGCTGGTTTTAAAAATGCTCCCAATGGCGCAGATGCACTTATAAAATATGGGTATTATCTAGATAAGGTAACCGAGAGTGCAAAATCATTTGCCTCACATAATTTTGATTTGATTAACTTTGAGGAGACCCTTAGGAGTATGCTTCCTAAGAAAGAGAACCCTGCCAATTGA
- a CDS encoding alpha/beta fold hydrolase, producing MTNVMANGIQIEYDTFGDKSSPALLLIAGNGAQLLFWDTEFCELLAKTGLFVIRFDNRDAGLSTKFDKAGFPDIMAAIKAAMEGKDVAAAYSLDDMADDCMGLLDALFIEKAHICGASMGGMIAQVVSYRHPQRVLSLTSIMSNTGNPHLPQGKPDAIAAVVAPPPTERKAYIEHNMNVWQKIWSPGFPFEEERARTYLEKSYDRSYYPQGMARQNMAILSCGDRTASLSSIKAPTLVIHGSGDPLIPVEAGKDTARVIPGANLLIIDGMGHDLPTGVWSEMIAAISHHIKQANTPPTLPQQSK from the coding sequence ATGACTAATGTGATGGCCAATGGAATTCAGATTGAGTATGATACTTTCGGTGATAAGTCTTCTCCAGCCTTATTACTAATCGCTGGTAATGGTGCCCAACTACTCTTCTGGGACACCGAGTTCTGCGAATTATTAGCGAAAACGGGGCTTTTTGTTATTCGTTTTGACAATCGCGATGCTGGTCTTTCGACCAAATTTGATAAAGCTGGATTCCCGGATATTATGGCTGCGATCAAAGCCGCTATGGAAGGTAAGGATGTTGCAGCGGCATATTCCCTAGACGATATGGCAGATGATTGTATGGGTTTACTTGATGCTTTGTTCATTGAAAAAGCGCATATCTGCGGTGCTTCGATGGGTGGTATGATAGCCCAGGTTGTTTCTTATAGGCATCCACAGCGCGTTCTGAGTCTGACTTCAATCATGTCAAACACGGGGAATCCCCATCTTCCGCAGGGAAAGCCGGACGCGATAGCCGCCGTTGTGGCACCGCCGCCAACGGAGCGCAAAGCATATATTGAACACAATATGAATGTATGGCAAAAAATTTGGAGTCCCGGTTTTCCATTTGAGGAAGAAAGAGCTCGAACATACCTAGAGAAGAGCTATGACCGCTCCTATTACCCACAGGGAATGGCGCGACAAAATATGGCCATTCTTTCCTGCGGCGATAGAACAGCATCACTTTCATCCATTAAAGCCCCAACACTCGTAATACACGGGTCCGGTGATCCGCTGATCCCAGTCGAAGCGGGGAAAGATACAGCCCGCGTAATTCCTGGGGCAAATTTATTGATCATTGACGGGATGGGTCACGATCTCCCCACGGGAGTTTGGTCGGAAATGATAGCCGCTATTTCCCATCATATAAAACAGGCCAACACACCCCCTACGCTCCCACAACAGTCCAAATAG